One Tunturibacter gelidoferens genomic region harbors:
- a CDS encoding heme-binding domain-containing protein → MRPWTAAALTVAVVVALGYVHPFGNPRVEPAKGLGTLLEGATMPADAKAVLVNKCADCHSSETRWPVYARIAPGSWLIERDIIEARKKMDLSYWEQMPADKQEVLTAKIFEEAKSGEMPPLQYRLLHWNAKLSKADVQTLSMLGKSSGGSEATLAGDGDAVRGKAVFEKRCTGCHAMAVDREGPRLAGVYGRRAGIIAGFTYSMGLKNSAVTWNDATLEKWLSDPDLMVPDNNMSFSVPKAEERRDLIAYLKQ, encoded by the coding sequence GTGCGCCCGTGGACTGCTGCGGCATTGACCGTAGCCGTAGTAGTTGCTTTGGGGTATGTTCATCCGTTTGGGAATCCGCGTGTCGAGCCGGCGAAGGGGCTCGGCACGCTGCTGGAGGGTGCGACTATGCCGGCAGACGCAAAGGCGGTGCTGGTGAACAAGTGTGCGGACTGCCACTCGAGCGAGACTCGCTGGCCAGTATATGCGCGGATCGCTCCAGGATCGTGGCTGATCGAGCGCGACATCATCGAGGCACGCAAGAAGATGGACCTCTCATACTGGGAGCAGATGCCGGCGGATAAGCAGGAGGTTTTGACTGCGAAGATCTTCGAAGAGGCAAAGAGCGGGGAAATGCCTCCGCTGCAGTATCGGTTGCTGCACTGGAATGCAAAGCTTTCCAAGGCCGATGTGCAAACGCTGTCTATGCTCGGCAAGAGTTCGGGTGGGAGCGAGGCGACATTGGCTGGGGATGGCGATGCGGTGCGGGGTAAAGCAGTGTTTGAGAAGCGGTGCACAGGCTGCCATGCGATGGCTGTCGACCGGGAGGGACCGAGGTTGGCCGGAGTGTATGGCAGAAGGGCCGGGATCATTGCGGGATTTACTTATTCCATGGGCTTGAAAAATTCTGCCGTGACTTGGAACGATGCGACCCTGGAGAAGTGGTTGAGCGATCCCGATTTGATGGTTCCGGACAACAATATGAGCTTTAGCGTTCCCAAGGCAGAAGAGCGGCGGGACTTGATCGCTTACCTCAAACAGTAG
- a CDS encoding metallophosphoesterase family protein: MSRFKEDEVMRADQGAARSAGDGIDRRNFLGCMAWAGTGLLWSMAGGVPTSTLLAQTMKGGAAAGVGKVEDFSFVQISDSHIGFNKGANPDVTGTLKKAIDRANIVPAGMKAPDFMLHTGDITQNSKAAEFDTASQVIKGFKNEVFYVPGEHDYIDDGAQYKQRFGKGTVGNGWYSYNHKGVHFVGLNNCVQVDAMGNMGDDQLKWLKSDLAGLSHSTPIVVFAHIPLWMVYEKWGWGTKDGEQALAMLKPFGSVTVLNGHIHQVVQKVEGNVAFHTAMATAFPQPAPGAAPNPGPMMVPAGKLESVLGVTKVKVVRGHTHLAIVDTNLAGTV; this comes from the coding sequence ATGAGTCGGTTCAAAGAAGACGAAGTAATGCGAGCAGACCAGGGTGCTGCGCGATCCGCGGGAGATGGCATCGATCGGCGCAATTTTTTAGGGTGTATGGCATGGGCCGGCACAGGGCTCCTGTGGTCGATGGCTGGCGGCGTGCCAACTTCGACGTTGTTAGCGCAGACGATGAAGGGTGGTGCTGCTGCTGGGGTTGGTAAGGTGGAAGACTTCTCCTTTGTGCAGATTAGCGACAGCCACATTGGTTTCAATAAAGGTGCCAACCCGGATGTAACAGGAACGCTGAAGAAGGCGATTGACAGGGCCAATATTGTGCCTGCCGGCATGAAGGCCCCCGATTTCATGCTTCACACCGGCGACATCACGCAGAATTCGAAAGCAGCGGAGTTCGATACCGCGTCGCAGGTCATTAAAGGGTTCAAGAACGAAGTGTTCTATGTGCCGGGAGAGCACGACTATATCGACGATGGTGCGCAGTACAAACAACGTTTTGGCAAGGGCACTGTGGGCAATGGTTGGTACAGCTACAACCACAAAGGGGTTCACTTTGTAGGCTTGAACAACTGCGTGCAAGTAGATGCGATGGGGAATATGGGCGATGACCAATTGAAGTGGCTGAAGTCTGACCTGGCCGGGTTGAGCCACTCGACCCCTATCGTGGTCTTCGCGCATATTCCTTTGTGGATGGTCTATGAGAAGTGGGGATGGGGCACGAAGGATGGAGAGCAGGCGCTGGCCATGCTGAAGCCCTTTGGTTCGGTGACGGTTCTGAACGGTCACATCCACCAGGTGGTGCAAAAGGTTGAAGGCAATGTGGCCTTCCACACGGCAATGGCGACGGCGTTTCCGCAGCCTGCACCGGGAGCAGCGCCGAACCCAGGGCCGATGATGGTTCCAGCGGGCAAGCTGGAGAGTGTGCTTGGAGTGACCAAAGTCAAGGTCGTTCGAGGACATACTCATCTGGCTATTGTCGACACGAACCTGGCGGGGACTGTCTAG
- a CDS encoding RNA polymerase sigma factor codes for MTPETVHNARSSIPRASCSPDFAMILKAAEPGSRWDQSWSGSAPWTAVHNPSQLEANRTMLSENTRSADFERLALPLFASLYNHAFWLTHDHAEAEDLVQETFSKALRAFDSFQSGTNFKAWVFRILRNTFLTSRTGIAASRTVYLEDNPETLDTTNAGPTPEDTLIRLDNQAALNIALDQLPSQLREVLLLCDVEEIKYKDIALILDVPIGTVMSRVSRARSTLRQLLQPQFGESL; via the coding sequence ATGACCCCTGAAACCGTACACAACGCCCGTTCCTCCATCCCCCGGGCATCCTGCTCGCCTGACTTTGCTATGATCCTCAAAGCTGCTGAGCCTGGTAGTCGTTGGGATCAATCCTGGTCTGGGTCCGCCCCCTGGACCGCAGTCCATAACCCCAGCCAGCTCGAGGCAAACCGCACCATGCTCTCTGAAAACACCCGCAGCGCAGACTTCGAGCGACTCGCGCTTCCTCTCTTCGCATCGCTCTACAACCACGCCTTCTGGCTCACTCATGATCATGCCGAGGCCGAAGATCTCGTGCAGGAGACCTTCTCCAAGGCTCTCCGTGCCTTCGACTCCTTCCAGTCCGGCACCAACTTCAAGGCCTGGGTCTTCCGCATTCTTCGAAACACCTTTCTCACCTCGCGCACTGGCATCGCCGCCTCCCGCACCGTCTACCTCGAAGACAATCCCGAAACACTCGACACCACCAACGCTGGCCCCACCCCGGAAGACACTCTCATTCGTCTCGACAACCAGGCCGCTCTCAACATCGCACTCGATCAGCTTCCGTCACAACTTCGCGAAGTTTTGCTCCTCTGCGACGTTGAAGAGATCAAATACAAAGACATCGCCCTCATCCTCGACGTCCCCATCGGCACGGTTATGTCGCGCGTTTCACGCGCCCGCAGCACCCTCCGTCAACTCTTGCAACCGCAATTTGGGGAATCCCTATGA
- a CDS encoding anti-sigma factor family protein translates to MNQMSQNNRSMEHLNPDELNAFIDGELSSSEQDGIQLHLSTCHACTLRVLSATRLKAATARAGQRFAPPPEALARLTTRLHSHQTQTAQTQPKTFATISHFRPAVWTALAAGILLTLSLLGWRQLHPINNLAAELLDQHLATLSNGAAPQVISTDRHTVKPWFQGRLPFSFNLPDSLPPDTILKGADLTYLNGQPAALLLFTIHRHEVSIFLTQRSTSPTLTTLPNTRAGFNLQTATTSDLRIVAVSDVNPADLDLLVAALVHIQKSA, encoded by the coding sequence ATGAATCAGATGTCGCAAAACAATCGGTCAATGGAACATCTCAATCCAGACGAGCTCAACGCCTTTATCGACGGCGAACTCTCATCGAGCGAGCAGGACGGAATTCAGCTTCATCTCTCCACCTGCCATGCCTGCACGCTCCGCGTCCTCTCCGCGACACGACTCAAGGCCGCCACCGCCCGCGCCGGGCAACGATTCGCCCCGCCGCCCGAAGCCCTCGCCCGCCTTACCACCCGGCTCCATTCGCACCAAACGCAGACCGCGCAAACGCAACCGAAAACGTTTGCAACCATCTCTCACTTCCGTCCCGCAGTCTGGACAGCCCTCGCTGCGGGTATCCTTCTTACCCTCTCACTCCTCGGTTGGCGTCAGCTGCATCCAATCAACAACCTCGCCGCAGAACTCCTCGACCAGCACCTCGCAACTCTCTCCAACGGAGCGGCCCCACAAGTCATCTCGACCGATCGGCACACCGTTAAACCGTGGTTTCAAGGTCGTCTTCCCTTTAGCTTCAACCTTCCCGACTCCCTGCCGCCCGATACCATCCTAAAAGGAGCCGACCTCACCTACCTCAACGGACAACCGGCCGCACTGCTCCTCTTCACCATTCACAGACATGAAGTCTCCATCTTCCTAACGCAACGATCCACCAGCCCAACCCTCACAACACTGCCCAATACACGTGCAGGTTTCAATCTCCAAACCGCCACCACATCAGACCTGCGTATTGTTGCCGTCAGCGACGTCAATCCCGCCGACCTCGATCTCCTGGTGGCCGCCTTGGTTCATATACAAAAATCCGCGTGA